The Victivallis lenta genome includes the window ACGTTCCGTATCCGGTAGGAGATTCGGTCCCGGCGTGAATTGATGCCGAGCCGGATTTTTACGATCTCTCCGCCGTCGATGTCGGGCGGAAGCTGGATGCGGCACTCTTCCCATTCCGTGTCCGGCACATTCACCTTGAGCTGGAGTGTTTTTCTGTTTTTCAGCACCAGCATCAGCAGCATTTGCCGGATTCCCTTCGGCTCGGAGCTTTTGGCTTCGAATGCGATGATCCTGGCACCGGCCAGTGACTCCTGAGGCAGCTGAAGCGTATATTCGGGATAGGTCCAGCGGTCGACTCCGGCAGGATATTCCGTCGTGAAGCAAAGCGCGTTTTCATCCTCATCGTATGCGGCCGTCTGCTCGCCGGAGGAATTTTTGCGCCAGTTCACCGGGTCGACAAGCTGCGGCATTTCGACTTCCCGGCAGGCTTCCATTCCCGCCTTCAGGTTCCGCAGCGGAATGACGAGCGGAGAAGTCGCCCTGCCGCCGAAAATACCTTCGACCCGGAGTTCGCCTTTGAATGTTTCATTCAGCGCCGGCTTGAAGAAGACTTCAAACTCCGATTTTCCGAATGGCGGCAGAGTGACCGCATCGGGAATTCCCCTGCTGCCGCCTCCCGAAACGGAAATCCGCCCCTGCTTTTCCCGGCCGGAAAAATTCCATGCCTGAAGTTTGAAACGAACGGTGTCGTTCCTGATGTCCGTCCCGTCCTTGCCGACCCAGAGTTTGAAGTCATCGGAAAGCTCTGTCCGGAAGACAATGCTTCTGTCAAGTTTTTCCGGTTCGCTTCTCTCTGTTTTCTGCGAGATGAACGGAATGTCGGGCCGGAGCGAAGGAGGACAATCGATGAAAGCGGGAAAACGGGTCGCCGTCATTTGCGCTCCATCCGCTTCGAAAGGTGTTCCGAAATGGTCGACTCCTGCCAGTTTGCCGCCGCTCCCGGGGAGGGCGAATTTGCGGGACAGCAGGTTTTGCGTGTCGAGATTCGGACGTTCCTCCTTTGTATCGAGCTCGGAAATGCTCCAGTAAACCAGGATTTTCCGGCCGTCTCTGCGCCGGTAGAGGAAGCCTTTGATTCCATCGCCCAGCCGGATCTCCCCTTCCGGCTCCGCGTTGCCGAGCCGGTCGATCAGTGTTGCAAGCACGGCATAACCGGGCTTTACCGTAAAATCGTGCCGCAGCATGCCCCAATCCTTTTTGCCGGCCCGTTCGTTGTAAGGCGGCAGGACGAAAAAGAAATCACGTTCGACTCCGAGAAACTGCATGGTAATCATCATTTTGGCGATATATTCGGCAACCAGGAGCTCCTGGGCGGGGGAGTGCTTTCGAACGCCCTTGATTCCGCTCTCCTCCCGGGCTGCTCCCTCCATGTTGGAGCCGTTTTCCGTGAACCAGATCGGCAGATGAGTGAGGTTATGGCGCTTCAGATGATTCCGGATATCCTGCAGCACGGCCGGGAAGTCCCGGATGACGGCGTAGGTATGCATATTGAAGATATCCGCATAATCGCCGGCTCCGTTGAGCAGCACGACGTGATTGTAATTCAGCAGCGGAGTACGCGCATATCCGCCGGGAGCGACGGTCAGCTCCGGGTCGCCGGCCTTGAATCCGAGGTAGGCCGATTTCAGCGCGGCGGCATAATCCCAGGCGCCTTCCGGGGCGAATCCGATGTCGGGTTCGTTCCAGAACTCCCAGACGGTCATCTTTCCCCTGAATTCCCGGGCGAGCTTCCGGGCGAAACGATAATTCGCCATCAGGTCGGAGGGCAGCCGGGGAGTGTTGCTTCTCGTCCAGGAGGGCGCATCATGGTAGACCCCGGAAATCCGGATTCCGCGTTCGGAAAGCAAATCCGCATTCAGCCGGTACTGTTTCCAGTCGAATTTGCCGGGTTCCGGCTCGACATCGCTCCAGCGCAGGCGCTCGCGGACCATCTGGATACCGGCGCGGCGTGCAACCTCGGAGACTATGGCGAAAGCGTCCGCCGGCCGGAACGGATTCTCCTTCTGAGGCGCGGCCAGCCAGCTCTGCGCGGAGTCGACGGCGAAAAACAGGTCCGGATTTTTTTCCCGTTTTTCCGGGTCGGGGACCACGGCGAAGCTGCGGCTGCCGGGGATTCCGGCGACTTCGAGCTTGTAGTAACCGTTCGGAAGAGCGGGCAGAGTGAAGCCGGCGCCGGAAAAATTTTCTTCCCGGATGATTTCGTCCTGCCAGTTGCGGAGAATCCAGCGTCCATTTTCCGCCGCTCCGGCATCCAGGGAGAAACGCAGTTCCTCCCCCTGCAGAAAGGCGGCGCCGGGCGCTGCCGCCGTGACCGTGTCTCCGTCTGCCGCTTCCGCAGCCGGAGCAAGAAGAAAAATGGCGGCAGCGAGAATAAGAATCATCTGTCTCATCATCTTAAAGTTCACACCTGCCTCCATGAATCACTGCGGATTTGAATCCGAGTTCTTTCAGTTCGTTGCTGCTCTGCGATTTTACATGCCCGTCGAAGAAGGTCATGTTGCAGCGTCCGGTGTGAATCAGGGTGATTCCGCTGGTGTCGGTGCCGGAACCGTCCCAGCCCGGTGAAAACACGTATATTCCCTTGCCGGCATTGCCGCTGGGCACGATGCGCATGGTGTCGGCGAACATGAAAATTTCGGTGGGGCGGCGCATCTTTTTCTGGGAGTAATAGAGACTGCCGGAAGCGAAGGTTCCCCAGACCGTTTTTTTTCCGTTGTAGAATGTGTTGTACAAATTGGTCCGGTACATGCCGTAGGTCTGCTGAAGGTAGGGATCGGAATTCGTCTTGATCGTCGGGCAGTACAGAATTCCGGGCACTCCGATGTATTTCTGCTCCTTCAGGTATTTTCCCCAGGAGACGACTCCGGTGGTCGTGAAATTCGTGAAGACGAACTGGTTGTTGTCTTCAGCATACAGCAGAAAGCCGCGGTGAAGCTGACTTTGCTGATTGAGGCAGGAGGTGGCCCGGCCCCTTTCACGCGCGCCGTTCAGCGCCGGAAGCAGCATGGCGGCGAGGATGGCGATGATCGCAATGACGACCAGCAGCTCGATCAAGGTGAAACTCTTCTTCATCGTTTTTGATCTCCTGTACTATCCAATATGCTTTGCGGTTGTCTCGCGAATGGTCATGGTCGGCTCGATCAGAATCTGCGGTTCTTTCAACGGTCTGCCCTCAATCAGGGTCTTCAGCATGTAAATCCCGCGGAAAATCGCTTCCGGCGCGTTCCAGGCGATTGAGCTGACCGTCGGAAAACTCTGTTCCGCTTCCGCTTGGGAGCTGCAGGCGAAGACGCTCAGCTGTTCCGGCACCCGGACTCCCGCTTCGCAGGCGGCATAGAGAATCCCTTTGGCCGCGCGGCCGTCACTGCAGATTACGGCGCTCGGAAACTCTTTGCGGGAAAACAGTTTCCGCCCGAATTCAACCGCGCCCCTCGTGGTGGCGGCATCCTCTTTGAGCGGCAACCGGACCGACCATTCGTCCGGACGGTAATCGAGGGCGAATTCATCGACGGCCCGCAGGAAACCGGTTTCAATCTGCCGCTGCCGACGGTATTCCAGCGGCCCCGTAACCAGGCCGAAGCGGCGGTGATCCAGCGCCGTCAGGTACTGGACCGCCTTGTAGAAGGCGAGTTCGTAATCGGAGAGCAGATTGTATCTGGATTCCTCTTCGAGGGCGACGAAAGGAAAATCCGGATTCTCCTCCAGAAATTTCCGCACGGCCGGAGAGATGGTTCCTCCGTGAAGCACACCGCCGGCGAGACCGTTGACCAGAAGCGAGGGAATCTTTGAGGAAGCCGGGTCGTGGTATTCAATCTGGCAGCGCAGTTCCTCCGATTCGCATTGGCGGATGAAGCTCGATATCATCGGCATGAAGTAACCCGAGCCGAAGATCCGCTCCGGGAGGTCGCTGACGATCAGCCCGAGATCGCGGCTTCGCTTCTGCTTGAGCAGCTTGGCGGCCATGTTGGGCTCGTAATTCATTTCCGCGGCAACCTTGCGCACCCGTTCCCGCATCGCGTTCGAAACCGTTCCGGTCCCGTTCAGCGCCGCGGATACCGTGGCGACCGCTACGCCGGCGGCATCGGCGATATCTTTCAGCTTGACAACCCGGTCGCGATTCATATGAAATCCTTTCGTATCGTTCCATGAAACGTTCTATATTAATTATACCAAACCGGCGGCGGTTTGTCAAGAGGGGGATCGGAAAAAGTCGGAATTATCCGGCCGCATCTTTGCATGAGGAGATATCCGGAGGAGTGAAGACGCCGTGAAATGTTTCCGCTGTGTTTTTACGGCTGCCGTTCGAGGAAACGGCGGTAGTTTCTGGCGAGGTCGGTCATGGCCTCCTGATAGAACCGGATCTGGTCGCGGGTGCCGCAGGAGGAGACGGCTCCGGCCGTGCCTCCGTCTTCGGTCGGATGGGTCAGGTCTCCGATGGTCATGAATCCGTTGACCTGCAGGTCGCTCAGCGGGCTGATGAACACGTCGGCGTTGCGCAGAATCGACAGCCCCATCGAACCGACGAATTCGCTCATCGACCCCGGCATCAGCCGCAGCGCGATCTGGTAGAACAGCGGGTGGATCATCGAATAGAGTTCGAGCAGTTCGTAGCTTTCGCTCGACCCCTTCCGCGTATGCCAGAGCCGCTGGTTGAACTCCTTCTGGAAATTCAGAAAACCATCCAGCGGGTTGCTGCGGTCGATGTATTTCCCGGCCCGGATGAAGACGAGGCTCAGTTCCCGCTCGGCCGGGTTCCCGCTCTTCGGCTCGGAGTCGACCGGGAACAGCATCTTGCAGTTGCGGAAGAACCGGTGCTGCGCCAGGCCCCAGATCAACATGCCGGCCACCGTCGCCGGGCCCTCCATCAGCGTGACGTATTTGGCGTTCAGCTCGCGGCGCAGCGCCAGCATCGGCTCGAAGTCGATGAAGAACCGGTTGCGGAACAGCCGGTTTCCGGCATAGAGAATTTCCGGCCGCGCGGCCGGGGAACTGAGCGCCGGGTAGGCGAGCACGCCGGCGCATCCCCAGCTCTGCTTGAGATCGGCCAGCAGCTCCTGCATCGGCATGCCGTCCACCGGGACGTGATGAAACTGCACCCAGAGGTCGGCTTCTCGGAAATCCGGCGTATAGCGCGCGATGACATTCAGCACACCCCAGCCCGGATTCCGGTATTTGCGCAGGTTCGGGCTCGACAGGCGCCGCCCCCGCATCGCCGCCGGGTCTCTCGGCAGGAGCTCGCAGTGGATGAAGGTTGCGGTCAGCAGGCGCTCGACCAGGTTTTTGAGTTCATGGCGCGCTCCGTAGCTGTAACCCGGGACCCGCCGGGCCCAGCGGCGCAGCCGTCCGGCCAGAACCCGCCCCTGGTCGCCGCATTCGCTGACCCGCAGCTTGTTGATGTTGATGACCATGCGGCGCAGCGCATCCCGGATCTGCTCCGGCGTCAGCAGCGAAAAGTTCTCCCGGCTCGTATCGAAGTGCATCTCGATCCACAGCAGCTCGCCGGTTTTGTCGTAAAACGCCTCGGCGATGTCCGTGAAGTCGATCTTTTTGCGTCCGAGCCGGAACATCGCCGGCGCGGCCGACCAGTGGAGCTGGCTGTGGTTGCGGATATAATCGGCCAGATTCCGGATCAGCAGCTGCCGGGCTGTGATGAAGTTGTCCGGCACCGGCTCCTGCTTGTAATAGGTCAGACGGAAGCACGAAAGCACGAATTTCGAATATTCGTTGCGCAGGAAAATTCCGGTCGCCTTGCGCCAGCCGTTCTCCTCGGCCCGCATTCCGAACTTCTTGAGCAGCTGCAGGATTTTGATGAAGCCGAAGAGGAAGATCGTACCGAAGCTCCAGCGGTCGACCAGCCGGTGCATTTTCAGCGTGTAGGAGTCGGTCAGCGATCTGAGCTGGGCGCCGAGCGCCGGTTTCTGCTCCGCCGCCGCATCCGGCATCGCGGGGATGGCGCCGTCCGGTTCCGGGAGCGCCGGTGCGGCGGCATCGTTCAGGAATTCGGCCACGGCGGCAGCCGTCTCCTCCGGCATCTCCTCCTGCGGAGAATGGCCGCACTCCGGGAAGACGACGAGCTTCGAGTTCACGAGGCAGTCGTGGAATTTGTCGGCGTCGTCGAGCGGAATGATCCGGTCTTCGGCGCCCCAGATGATCAGCGTCGGCAGCTTCAGCTTCCGCAATTCTGCCTGGAACGCCGGGACGTTCGGAATGCGGAAGTTCCGTGCGGCGGCGATCACGCTTTCGCGCGCGCCGGGCAGCCGCATCGCTTCGGCGTACTGGCGGATCAGCTCCTGGCTGATCTTCCCTTCGCGGAAATAGGCCTGGCTCATGACCAGATAGACCATCAGGTCTTCGCTGGCGAAGCGCAGCAGCGGATTCTGCGGGGAGACCAGCGCAAGCGACGCGATGAATTCCGGCACCTCGGTGAACATCCCGGCCGGATCGATCAGGATGAGCTTGTCGACCCGTTCCGCGATGTCGGCGTAAGAGAGCAGCAGGCACGAGATCGCTCCTCCCATCGAATGCCCGGCCAGAACCAGATTCTTCAGGTCGAAGCGGCGGATGAATTCCGCCGTGCAGGCGGCCAGGTCGAAAAGCGTCGTGTGTTCGGGATCGTTCTTCGACGAGTAGCCGAAGCCTTTGACGTCCAGGCGGATATAACGGTAACCATCCGGCAGGAGATCGATGACCGCATCCCAGGTGCAGGCGTATTCGGCAAAACCGTGGATCAGCAGAACGGGAGGACCGTCACCGCCGCTGTCATACCACGCGATGCGGTTGATCGTCCCCCGCTCGTCGGTCAGCTCCACATAACGGCGTTCATCCATGCAGCAATCCCCGTATTCTGGCGGCGGCGGAAAACCGGGGCCATCTCTCCCGGCCTCCGCCGCAGGTGTTCAGGCAAGCGTTATCTGCCGTCGACGATCGCGGCCTGCGCCGCGGCCAGGCGGGCGATCGGAACCCGGAACGGGCTGCACGAGACGTAATTGAGTCCGATCCGGTCGCAGAACGCGACCGACTTCGCCTCGCCGCCCTGTTCGCCGCAGATGCCGATTTTGAGCTCCGGTTTCGTGCGGCGGCCGTTTTCAACCGCATACTCGATGAGCTTGCCGACGCCGGACTGGTCGATGGTCTGGAACGGGTCCGCCGCAAGCAGCTTCTTGTCGAGGTAATCCCCGAGGAATCCGCCGATGTCGTCGCGGCTGAAGCCGAAAGTCATCTGGGTCAGGTCGTTTGTTCCGAAGCTGAAGAAATCGGCTTCGGCGGCCATCTCGTCCGCCAGCAGACAGGCGCGCGGAATCTCGATCATCGTGCCGACTTTGTAGGCGACGGAGTCGAGACCGAATTTTTTCGCGACCTGCTCCGCCACCCGGGCGAGGATCTTCTTCTGGAAACGGAGCTCGGAGGAGTCGCAGGTCACCGGAATCATGATTTCGGGCTTGCACGCTTCCCCCTCCCGCTCAAGCTCGCAGGCGGCCTCGAGAATCGCGCGCATCTGCATCTCGGAGACCTCCGGATAGGTCACGCCGAGGCGGACGCCGCGGTGTCCCATCATCGGATTCACCTCATGCAGGTTTTCGGCCCGCTTGGCGATCTCTTCGACCGTGATGCCGAGCGATGCGGCCAGTTCGGCCCGCGCCTCGGGAGCATTCGGCACGAATTCGTGCAGCGGCGGGTCGAGCAGACGGAAGGTGACCGGCAGCCCGCCCATCGCCTTGAGCGTGTTTTTGATGTCGCTCTTCACGAAAACGAAGAGCTCGTCCAGCGCCTTCACCCGCTCTTCGCGGGTGTGCGACAGAATCATTTTGCGCAGCGCAAAGAGCGGCTTTTCACTGTTTTTGCCGTAGAACATGTGTTCGGTGCGGAAGAGGCCGATGCCCTCCGCGCCGAAACTGCGCGCGATCTGCGCGTCGTCCGGCGTGTCGGCGTTGGCGCGGACACCGAGCCGGCGGTACTTGTCCACCAGCGCCATAAAGTGTTTCAACTGCGGATTCTCGCTCGAGTCGATCGTCGCCAGCCGTCCTTCGTAGACATATCCGCGCGTGCCGTTCAGGCTGATCGCATCGGCCGAGGTGTAGGTTTTCCCGCCGACCTTCAGCGTTCCCTTCGCCTCGTCGATCACAAGCGAACCCGCGCCGACGATGCAGCATTTGCCCCAGCCGCGGCAGACCAGAGCCGCGTGGCTGGTCATGCCGCCGCGCGCGGTCAGGATGCCGGTCGCGGCGCGCATGCCTTCGACATCCTCCGGATTCGTCTCTTCGCGGACCATGACCACCGCTTCGCCCTTCGCGGCGGCGGCGACCGCCTCGGCGCTTGAGAAGACGATGCGTCCGACCGCCCCGCCCGGACCGGCCGGCAGCCCCTTTGCGATGAGCGCCGCACATTTTTCGGCCTTCGGGTCGAGGATCGGGTGCAGCAGCTCGTCGAGCTGTGCCGGGGAAACGCGCAGCACGGCGGTCTTCTCGTCGATCATCTTTTCGTCGAGCATGTCCATCGCCATGTTGAGGGCGGCCGTTCCGGTCCGCTTGCCGACGCGGCACTGTAGCATGTAGAGGACGCCTTCCTGAATCGTGAACTCGATGTCGAGCATGTCGCGGTAGTGCGCTTCGAGCTTGTTGCGGATGTCGAACAGCTGCTTGTAGAGCGCCGGATAGAGCTCTTCGAGCGACTTCAGGTGCTTGTTCTGTTCGTTGCAGGTGTCGGCGTTCAGCGGATTCGGGGTGCGGGTGCCGGCGACGACGTCCTCGCCCTGCGCATTGACGAGCCACTCGCCGTAGAACTTGTTCTCTCCGGTGGCCGGGTTGCGCGTGAAGGCAACGCCGGTGGCGGAAGTGTCGCCCATGTTGCCGAACACCATGCTCTGCACATTGACCGCGGTGCCCCATTCGTCCGGAATCCCCTCGATGCGGCGGTAGGAGACGGCCTTTTTGCCGTTCCAGCTCTTGAGCACGGCGCAGATGCCGCCCCGGAGCTGCTGCATCGGGTCGTCCGGGAACTCCTTGCCGAGCGTCTCCCTGACCTTCCGTTTGAAGGCCTCGCAGAGCTGTTTCAGGTCTTCGACGGTCAGGTCGGTATCGCTGGCGTACCCTTTGGACTCCTTCAGGCGGTCAAGCATTTCATCGAGCTGCTTGCGGATCGCCTTGCCCTCTTCGGGCTCGATCCCTTCGGCTTTCTCCATGACTACGTCGGAATACATCATGATCAGCCGGCGGTAGGCGTCATAGACGAACCGTTCGTTGCCGGTTTTGGCGATGAGCCCGGGGATCGTCGAGGTGGCCAGGCCCACATTCAGCACGGTCTCCATCATGCCCGGCATCGAGCTGCGGGCGCCGGAGCGGCAGGAGACCAGCAGCGGATTGGCGGGGTCGCCGAATTTCATGCCCATGACCTGCTCGACCTTGCGCAGCGCGGCTTCGACCTGCCTGTCGAGTCCTTCCGGAAGGCGGCTGCCTTCCTTGAAATAATCGACGCAGCATTCGGTCGTGATCGTGAAGCCCGGCGGCACCGGCAGGCCGAGCGAAGCCATTTCCGCAAGGTTCGCGCCCTTGCCGCCGAGCAGATCCTTCATCGAACCGGAGCCTTCGGAGTCGCCGCCGCCGAAGGAGTACACATACTTCTTGTCCACCATACCCTGTTACCTTCCTCTGTTCCTTGGATAATTGCCTGTCCGCTGCCCGGATTGTCGTTTCCGGCGTTCCGATGGACCCGCCTCAGTAAAATTTGTCGATCACCTCGAGAATCCGCCGTTTCTGCGGATTTTTTTCGAGCCCGAGGAACATGAACGAGCCGCGGACCTCGACCGGGAACGGGATTCCCTGAATGTAGGTCCGTCCTTCGTCGCCGATCTTCTCGACCCGTTTCTCCTGGACGCTCGAACTGCGGTCGTATTTGTAGACGCCGATTTCGTTGCCGTCGATCATGATGGCGCAGCCGCTCGTGGCGCGGAACGGATCGCCCGGCAGCGGACGTGTGCCGTCGACCTTCACGCCGTCGCGTTCGAGATAGGCCGCGAAATCCTCCGGCCTCAGATAGTTGTTGTCATAGGAGGCGCAGCCGGAGAGCACCGCCGCGGCGGCCAGAACCGGCACGGCGAACATGAGCCATTTTGTCCACTTCATTTTCTGTTTCCTGTCTTGCATGTTTTTCGGCACAACACCATAATCTAATCTGTCAAGCGGCGGAATACAAGTAGCCGGGGACAAGATTTTCATTCGCCCGCTCCCCTGCCGGCGCGGGCCGCGAAATGCGGCGAATCCCCCCATTCGCCATAGGCGATCGATTCTCCGATGGC containing:
- a CDS encoding prepilin-type N-terminal cleavage/methylation domain-containing protein, whose translation is MKKSFTLIELLVVIAIIAILAAMLLPALNGARERGRATSCLNQQSQLHRGFLLYAEDNNQFVFTNFTTTGVVSWGKYLKEQKYIGVPGILYCPTIKTNSDPYLQQTYGMYRTNLYNTFYNGKKTVWGTFASGSLYYSQKKMRRPTEIFMFADTMRIVPSGNAGKGIYVFSPGWDGSGTDTSGITLIHTGRCNMTFFDGHVKSQSSNELKELGFKSAVIHGGRCEL
- a CDS encoding LacI family DNA-binding transcriptional regulator, with the translated sequence MNRDRVVKLKDIADAAGVAVATVSAALNGTGTVSNAMRERVRKVAAEMNYEPNMAAKLLKQKRSRDLGLIVSDLPERIFGSGYFMPMISSFIRQCESEELRCQIEYHDPASSKIPSLLVNGLAGGVLHGGTISPAVRKFLEENPDFPFVALEEESRYNLLSDYELAFYKAVQYLTALDHRRFGLVTGPLEYRRQRQIETGFLRAVDEFALDYRPDEWSVRLPLKEDAATTRGAVEFGRKLFSRKEFPSAVICSDGRAAKGILYAACEAGVRVPEQLSVFACSSQAEAEQSFPTVSSIAWNAPEAIFRGIYMLKTLIEGRPLKEPQILIEPTMTIRETTAKHIG
- a CDS encoding alpha/beta fold hydrolase; protein product: MDERRYVELTDERGTINRIAWYDSGGDGPPVLLIHGFAEYACTWDAVIDLLPDGYRYIRLDVKGFGYSSKNDPEHTTLFDLAACTAEFIRRFDLKNLVLAGHSMGGAISCLLLSYADIAERVDKLILIDPAGMFTEVPEFIASLALVSPQNPLLRFASEDLMVYLVMSQAYFREGKISQELIRQYAEAMRLPGARESVIAAARNFRIPNVPAFQAELRKLKLPTLIIWGAEDRIIPLDDADKFHDCLVNSKLVVFPECGHSPQEEMPEETAAAVAEFLNDAAAPALPEPDGAIPAMPDAAAEQKPALGAQLRSLTDSYTLKMHRLVDRWSFGTIFLFGFIKILQLLKKFGMRAEENGWRKATGIFLRNEYSKFVLSCFRLTYYKQEPVPDNFITARQLLIRNLADYIRNHSQLHWSAAPAMFRLGRKKIDFTDIAEAFYDKTGELLWIEMHFDTSRENFSLLTPEQIRDALRRMVININKLRVSECGDQGRVLAGRLRRWARRVPGYSYGARHELKNLVERLLTATFIHCELLPRDPAAMRGRRLSSPNLRKYRNPGWGVLNVIARYTPDFREADLWVQFHHVPVDGMPMQELLADLKQSWGCAGVLAYPALSSPAARPEILYAGNRLFRNRFFIDFEPMLALRRELNAKYVTLMEGPATVAGMLIWGLAQHRFFRNCKMLFPVDSEPKSGNPAERELSLVFIRAGKYIDRSNPLDGFLNFQKEFNQRLWHTRKGSSESYELLELYSMIHPLFYQIALRLMPGSMSEFVGSMGLSILRNADVFISPLSDLQVNGFMTIGDLTHPTEDGGTAGAVSSCGTRDQIRFYQEAMTDLARNYRRFLERQP
- the ppdK gene encoding pyruvate, phosphate dikinase; translated protein: MVDKKYVYSFGGGDSEGSGSMKDLLGGKGANLAEMASLGLPVPPGFTITTECCVDYFKEGSRLPEGLDRQVEAALRKVEQVMGMKFGDPANPLLVSCRSGARSSMPGMMETVLNVGLATSTIPGLIAKTGNERFVYDAYRRLIMMYSDVVMEKAEGIEPEEGKAIRKQLDEMLDRLKESKGYASDTDLTVEDLKQLCEAFKRKVRETLGKEFPDDPMQQLRGGICAVLKSWNGKKAVSYRRIEGIPDEWGTAVNVQSMVFGNMGDTSATGVAFTRNPATGENKFYGEWLVNAQGEDVVAGTRTPNPLNADTCNEQNKHLKSLEELYPALYKQLFDIRNKLEAHYRDMLDIEFTIQEGVLYMLQCRVGKRTGTAALNMAMDMLDEKMIDEKTAVLRVSPAQLDELLHPILDPKAEKCAALIAKGLPAGPGGAVGRIVFSSAEAVAAAAKGEAVVMVREETNPEDVEGMRAATGILTARGGMTSHAALVCRGWGKCCIVGAGSLVIDEAKGTLKVGGKTYTSADAISLNGTRGYVYEGRLATIDSSENPQLKHFMALVDKYRRLGVRANADTPDDAQIARSFGAEGIGLFRTEHMFYGKNSEKPLFALRKMILSHTREERVKALDELFVFVKSDIKNTLKAMGGLPVTFRLLDPPLHEFVPNAPEARAELAASLGITVEEIAKRAENLHEVNPMMGHRGVRLGVTYPEVSEMQMRAILEAACELEREGEACKPEIMIPVTCDSSELRFQKKILARVAEQVAKKFGLDSVAYKVGTMIEIPRACLLADEMAAEADFFSFGTNDLTQMTFGFSRDDIGGFLGDYLDKKLLAADPFQTIDQSGVGKLIEYAVENGRRTKPELKIGICGEQGGEAKSVAFCDRIGLNYVSCSPFRVPIARLAAAQAAIVDGR